A single Vulpes lagopus strain Blue_001 chromosome 3, ASM1834538v1, whole genome shotgun sequence DNA region contains:
- the LOC121486133 gene encoding dynein light chain roadblock-type 1-like: MAEVEETLKRFQSQKGVQDIIMVNTEGIPIKSTMDHPTTTQYANLRHSFILNARSTVHEIDPQNDLTFLRIHSKENEIMVVPDKAYFLIVIQNPTE; this comes from the coding sequence ATGGCAGAGGTGGAGGAGACACTGAAGCGATTTCAGAGCCAGAAGGGAGTACAGGACATCATCATGGTGAACACAGAAGGTATTCCAATCAAGAGCACCATGGACCATCCCACCACTACACAGTATGCCAACCTCAGGCACAGCTTCATCTTGAATGCCCGGAGCACTGTACATGAAATTGACCCCCAGAATGATCTCACCTTCCTTCGAATTCActccaaggaaaatgaaattatggTTGTACCAGATAAAGCCTATTTCCTGATTGTGATTCAGAATCCAACTGAATAA